Genomic DNA from Hypomesus transpacificus isolate Combined female chromosome 19, fHypTra1, whole genome shotgun sequence:
TCAATACTATTCTACTATGATTGCTTGGCAGTACATCATCTTGCAGCAGCTTGAAAATACAGAGATAAAAACATGACAAAGTAAACTTCCTTTGGGTTTTTTCTGTATCTATCCGTCTCTAGATTTAGTATGCGAGATGTTCCTCCACGTTCCTCAAGGCTCCTGGTCATTCTTGTCACACTTGAGCATGACCTTGACGCCCAGCCCCTGGCGTGTGGTCTCAAAGGCGTGCACCGCCTGCTCCAGAGGGAAGCGGTGTGTCACCAGGGGCTTCACGTTCACCTTCCCAGACGCTAGCATGGCTATGGCCATGGGCCAGCTTGAACgcaacaacacgcacacacagacatagacacatCCGGGCACACATAGAtcaacaagcacagacacacactacatgttAATATGACGTGACATCGTTTTGAGTGGATACAGGAGGCACACAGGAATCGGAGGATCTCTACGTACGTGTTGCAGTAGCGGAACACCCCCCTGATGTCCACCTCCCTGATGGCCGCGTTGAGCAGAGGTACCGTGGTCATCTCAGAACCCATTCCCACCAGGACCACCACTCCCCCGGGACGGGTCGCCTGGAGGGGCACAACACGCATCACTACCAGGCTGGGGGGAACCATACACATTCCTAAAAGGGGGGTCTACGTACATAGATGGCTGTCTGGACGCTGCTCTCCACACCAGTGCACTCGATACTGATGTGTGGCTGAGCTCCCAGCATGCCTTGCACCGTGGCGGCCAGGTCCTGAGCACCGCCGGCCCGCTGCACCGTCACGGGGAAGTCTGCCCCCAGATCTTTCGCCATTGCCAAACGGTCGGTAGACAGATCTGAGGGACGATGAAAGGAACAATATCAGGCACAGAGACAGTGACGATGGGAATATGAACTGGATGGTTAGATGGAGAAATTGATGGTCTTACCAGTGATGATCACCTGGGCAGCACCCATCGCCTTGGCGACCAGGAGACACACAAGCCCAATGGGTCCTGTGATAAGAGGATGAACAACATGTCAGCAGAGGAGAGTCTGAGGACACAGACAACAGACCCCAGAAACTGAAATTGAAGCcatgagagacagaaacagagacaacagGGAGAGAGCTACAGTATCTACTGCTTGGCTGCAGTTCCCAGCCTACAGGGGTAATCTGGAAATGTGCCAGTGTAGCTGTGCATTGTGAAAGAgcagacctgaggtcagccagGAACATGTGGGTCAAGCATGCATTTTTACATTGTTAATGGTTCATGTGTTCATGCTCCAGCACAGATGAGTTACAGATTAGACCTGGTACTACTGGTGTTTGGGTAAACTGGTTTCATGGTGTTTTGTTGTGTCCAAGTGATTCTGTCTTTCAAGACTACACCTTGTGTGTTGCTCTGATTCACCATCTTAGAAGTCTTAAATTGTTCTGTTAAATTGCAGTTTTCATCATGCTTTATATGTGTGGAGTATCACaatgtgataaaaaaaataggGCCTGGACAGTCATTGGCTAATACCACAGTATCACTGTAAGTGACAGACAGATGATCCAATCAGTAGCTTACCTGCCCCACAAATGAGCACACTACTGCCCAGGGTGACCCCAGCACGGCGGCAGGCGTGAATCCCCACAGACAGAGGCTCGATCAACGCTCCCTCTTCAAACGTCACGTTGTCAGGCAGTCTgctcacacaaaaaaacacaggtTAAAACAATTGCAAGAATGGTCTTAGTCTTGTATAGGTTCTTTCCATGTCTGTGTGAGACTGGCTGAGACAGACCGGGGTGAGAATGATAGACGAGCAGGGTGTGACTGACTTGTAGCAGAAGTTGGCGCTGTGTTTATAGTAGCGGCACAAGTTGCCATCGTCAGGCGGGGTGGCACAGAAGAAGATGGTGGGCGAAAGGTTGTAGTGTCCTGCCTTGAAAAACTCATCTTCCTCCCTGGGAACACCAGGCTCCACCGCTactctgtctcctgctcagaGAAGATGATGCACAGTCAGGGTatctggggtgtgtggagggtcagCGTGAGGTCAGGGTatctggggtgtgtggagggtcagTGTatctggggtgtgtggagggtcagTGTatctggggtgtgtggagggtcagTGTatctggggtgtgtggagggtcagTGTatctggggtgtgtggagggtcagTGTGAGGTGGTACTCGCCTGGCTGGAGGTGCTTAACATTGGAGCCCACCTTGACCACCCTGCCAGCAGCCTCATGTCCCAGCACCATAGGCTTCTGCACAACAAAGTCCCCAATGCGTCCGTTTTGCCAGTAGTGCACGTCCGACCCACATATCCCCACAGAGTGCATCTGCAGCAGCACCTctgcaggagacagggagataCAGTATGGACAGAAGAGCATGTGGAACATCTGGAGGAGATACTATACTGTACTCTGTATTGATTGGATGGCTAGGTGAAtgagaatcagaaagggatttattcgtcatgaaagtttgcacagacaaggaatttactttggcaggaaggtgcatacaataaacatataggaacctaaaattaaaatatgtggactttctatactaagggtacataaactagctgtactaagtggaattagaattaaataaaatgtacaataaaataaaatataggttgccataaaataaatataagttaataaaatataagtattaTAATCACTGTCGCACTGGAACACATGATGTTCTACACGACAAATATATTGGGCACACACCACAATCTGCACTGTACTGAACGATTAAAAATTGAAAGAATGTCAGACATGAAAGTTATCACTTCAGGGCTGTTTCGTACTGATCTGGAAGAAGAACATGCAGTTACTTTCTTACCATTTGGACCTGGTTCAGGAATGGGGCGTTGCTCCTGCAAGCAATGTATCTAGGTGTCACTCGCAAGTGTTCATTAAACTGCAGTTTATTTCCCTATTAGCAAATTATACAAATTCGAATCAAGTCATAATAAGTTTACCAATCGTAGGTCCCCTTTAGCGTGCAGCACCACGGACAGATTCTCTGCTTTCTCCATTTCGATAAACGCAATGTGCGAGGTAGCTTACTGCAGGCTTGAACACATGAAGATGTCGTTTCCAGCGTTTAATTTGGCAATTTATTAGCTAGCTGATCAAAGTtcggcttcctcctcctctcgtggGCAGCCGCCAAAACAAAGCATGTGATTGGAGTAACGTGAGGGAAGAGCCTTCCATTTCGGAAGCGGCTCGGGACATTCACTGAGCAAATTACAGCAACGCAATACATGAGGAGTTACGTGCAGAAGCCGTGGTATAGTAAGAAtgacatatttatttattctaaTCTCATGCACAAAACCCCAAAACAGTGCGCATGtcaatgaaattacagttttttatgCACTGTCCCCCTACTGAATGACATAATCTACCACGCCCACTACTCATTCACATGAGCCATTCACAAGCAGAGGTTCCAGGTTCAGGAAGCGTTGCTATGGCAACAGAACATGGACGCGGAATTAATTTTCTTTATTCTGCCATCGCTCTCCTATTCCACCGACTCTCTTGATACAGTATGACATCGACAAGCGAGTTATTAACGTGGAAGTACACAAAGAGATAATGGATGTCGACGATATTATAAATGAATGTGCTTGCCAACATTTGGAAAAGTTAAATATTAGCCATAGAGGCCTGGTTATACTGCCACCTACACTATCAAAACTAGTCAAATTAAAAAAGCTGTTTTTGAATGACAATTGTCTCCTCTTTCCCCCAATCGAGGTAAGGCTAGTCTATCATAGTACCAGCTGCATGTAATTTGCAAAGTGGCGTGCTTGCTTTCATTACTACCTTCAAAAAAGAACATGTATCCTACACAGCATAGTTTATTAGAGATTACTCTTGGCCTTGAACAGGACACAACACCTATAGTATACATGGTCTTATTTCTCGTCTGCTGTGTGCTGTAGATTCTGCATCTTGaccagctggaggagctggttcTGGATGGCAACCAGCTAACCATGCTTCCCAGTGACATCGGATCCCTCAGGAACCTCACCATCCTGGGGCTCAATCACAACCCCATCTCCGTCCTACCGGATGCCATAGGTGACCTGGCAAACCTGAAGGTGCTGTGGGCAGCTTCCTGTGGCCTCTTCCAGCTTCCTGCCTCCCTCGGGCAACTCAGCAGGTTACAGAAGCTGGGCTTGAACAACAACAGGATCAGCTGCCTACCCCCTGAGATGGGCCAGCTCCAGGCCCTGCTCTGGTTGAACCTGGCTGGGAACCAGCTGACCTATCTCCCTGATGAGACACACAACCTTCACTCTCTGGTCTTCATCAATCTAGATAGAAACCACTTTAATCATGTCCCTAAATCCCTGTCTGGTCAGTGCTTTTGTAGAGTTGCCCAAGAACGTTGCCCAATAGTTATGGGTACTAAATGTTGTGTGTAGAGACTGAGATTGGGTATCCAATACATTATTGTTTTTTGACAATTTGCCAGTATCAGAATGATGCCCTATATTAAGAAGCTAAGCACATTCTTGTCATTTCAAATAACCAGCAATCAAGTACAGATGTGCTGTATATTCACAGATATGTCCAATCTTCAAATTATGAGTATGAAGTTCAATGCTGTTACATCTCTGgaggatgacatcatcattgGGTTCAGTAAACTGACTAAGCTGGACCTGAGAGAATCCCTCCTTGAGGACAGACCTCCTCACTGGAAGGTAATAAACCTCATCATCACATCATCAGTTTGATTACTCGCCAAAATTACACATAACTGATCAAATTCCAACTTCAAACAGTTTCAGTGTTGTTATTTTAAAAATGTGAACCATTTGTTTGGAAATTAAAAAGGAATTATTTCAATGAGGACCTTTGATTTGTAATCAAAAGCTCTTTTCTAATATGTTACGAGTGTAGAGGTTTATTCATAATATACTTTTCTGTGTGATGTATTTGACACAAACAAAATCTTGTTTTCACAACTTTAATTTTGTTTCATCATTTTGACATAGGGCTTGGACTTCATTTTGCTGGGGAAACTCAACGtcacagaggagacagacataTCCGAGTCTAGATGAGTCTGAGTCTAGAATGATCAGACTATAGATGCCTAAATGCATTGTGCTGTGTTGATACCACATCATGCTCATTAAAGAATGATGTCACGCTTGTGGTAGTATATCATGCAATAAATATAGATGTCAATCACGTACACGGCTCTACAGTATATGGTTGTGTCTCTGTTGGTTCCCTATGGCTCTACAGCCTCTGGGCTCTGCAGCCTCTGGGCTCTGCAGCCACTGGGCTCTGCAGCCTCTGGGCTCTGCAGCCTCTGGGCTCTGCAGCCACTGGGCTCTGCAGCCTCTGGGCTCTGCAGCCTCTGGGCTCTTTAGACAGGTGCTCCGAGGGCCCCCCGGGTCTGGTGCTGTGCACCCTGGTGACAGAGGAGCCAAAGTGGCCTGGTATAAAGTCATGCAGCTCACCCGGGTATCCCTTCAGCTCGTCAATGCTGACATACCCTTCAGAAAGAAAACATGTCACACCATACAGGTTAGTTATAAACCATTGAGGACAATGCAGCACCATCACAATATGCCTCCCACTCAGTAACTCATCCACTACATAGGGATGTTCATGGCAACTAGGCATTCTCAAGCTCCCAAGAAATGGCTTGGGTGTGGGAACAGCTATTCAACCCTGGCCTACCTGTTATCATATTGTTAACAGGGTAATGTTGTACTGCACAACACAGATGTGGATCTCTCTGAAGATTAGTCCCAGTGGTAACATCAGAGCTGTTCAACAAAGGAGAGGAGTTTGATGAAAATCCTATTGTCCTAAAAGTACAACATAGGAGAGAGTAGTTTGCCAAGTTGATACAAAAATGTTTAGCTGTGCAGTACATTGCATTTACCAGGTGAACTTAATTCCTGATTCACTTAAGTTATCTTCCTCCTTCTGAATGGGCAAAGCCAGTTGATCTTGGGGACTCTTGAAACACAACACAGATGTTTGAATCCAAACGTAAAGGTGTTTGGGTTTTATACATCAAGAGAAACATTAAGAGGGAGCAGGGAGTTACCTCCGCTGTTTTATGATTCTCCTGCTCCCATAAGAACCTTCCAAATACAGCTCTCACCTCTGAAATGTAAATAACTTACCATTAACACTGTAATCTGCAGTATTTACAGGATGTGCTACAGAATGATGGGTGGAATACAGGTGCAGCACATTGgacccatagatatatatatatatgtatgtatgattGGACCCACCATCTTGaacaggagcaggaggaagcaCGTAGTGACCTATGCACACAGACTTCACGCTGTGACACTTCTTACACGCAGACAGGTAGAGACTGTGGAACACGGTAACCTTGTCCTTGATGTAGGCTTCACTCCCAAATATCCTGCAATGGTGATCTATTACAAACACTAGGCAAAAATCTAATGAAGGCTACTTATTATTCAAGGATAAAACaatatatactgtaaatatacaCTGTATATCGCTGTTCAATATACGTGAATTCTTATGTCACTCTCGAAAATAACTTGCCAATCGTCATTCCATCACAACCAATACCTTTGTGTGTCTGGGCAGGTGGCATCAGCACTGAAAAGATAATCAGCAGTCTTCTGACAAGCAAGGgtcccaccctcacacactgaaACGGAGTAAAACGTGAATTAAAATTCAAACAAAATAAAGGGTTGTAGCTTAAATGATGAGTTTGTTGAATAGATAGCTAACgtaagctagcttgctagctaacgaGCTAGTTAGATTTACAGTCTGCCATATGTTCTTACACCAAAATTGAGGAATTCCTGTCCTGACACTATTAGAAAACCACGCCGTTCGGTTTTTAAACATACTTTATGTTACTTATAGTCAACTACTAGATAACAGGCGTTTCGACTTAATCACAAACTTGTTAACCCCCAGCCCGAGCTGCACTGTGGCGCGAGGCAAAAGTTACGGCCTGAATGCAAGGGGCGTTGGCGGcaaatatgtgcaatatgttCCTTTTAGAAATGGGTTTACTGCGGTCTACAACAGTCATGTAGCGGTTCCTACCAGTTTAACAAATATCGTAGCTATATATAAAAGAAGTGAACGTTTCTGCCGTTGTTTCTACCAGTTCACCAGTTTCACCAGCCAACAAGCCTATTAATCTTGTTTGTTACAGTTGTTAGCTAACTTTACCTGAAACGCTAGCTAGGCTACAGTAAGTGTTCAGTCAGGTCATGCTGTTGTCATCTTCCCTGAGTACTGGTAAGTAGGCTATTTGCTAGAGATTTCCACTAACTATAACAAACAGCAGTCCCTGCTGACTCCAGGTTGACCAACATTCTGATATTTCTTGTCACCTTTAGGTGGAGCTATATGTAagttattgtgaaatgttttcaaGATGGATTCTCCTACACCCATGAAAACACAACACAGGTACTGTACCCACCTCTAAACAGACTCAACTGCTATTAAAACGAATTCAAGCTGTCCCGAAATAACGTAAATTTCATAAAATAATCCGTCAGTGATAATGCTAACCGTAAGGCTGCTCAATCAAAAGTTGGCTTGTAAAAGTACAACACACATCAATTGTAACCTCCTTTAGCCAGATGAGGTGGATTCTAAAACAGACTCAGGCGACTCAAAACAAACTAATGATCACTATAAGTGAATCGATTTGTGTTACACATCCATGATACTGTCAACGCTAACCCTTTCAAACAACAGATCAACAATTGTCAAAGAACATAGTTCACCCTAACAGGAGcagtttgcctgtgtgtgtttacccggGGGGAGAATCCTGTGTTAGCCTCAGTGTCGTGTCTGCTGGCTATACCAGGGGGATGTACCCTGTTGACTATCCGGCTGCTGAAAGCAGTCTGTTTAGCTCTGTATCTGAGGACTGCATGGCGGCGCTGGGATCAGACCACCTGCATGGACAGGCCAAGTTCCAAACTCCACAGGCATCCAAGGTAACTCATCAGGTCCACATCTAGATTGCAGTGGAGAGATTCAGTCTGCACTGCACCACATTATTACtgcatagtatagtatagtatagtagtCTAGTATAGTACAGTATGGAATAGAATAACATAGTGTAGTGTAATATAGTTCAGCATAGTATGGTTTACTTTACATTGTGTtatagcacagcacagcacagcacagcatagcatagcatag
This window encodes:
- the sord gene encoding sorbitol dehydrogenase: MEKAENLSVVLHAKGDLRLEQRPIPEPGPNEVLLQMHSVGICGSDVHYWQNGRIGDFVVQKPMVLGHEAAGRVVKVGSNVKHLQPGDRVAVEPGVPREEDEFFKAGHYNLSPTIFFCATPPDDGNLCRYYKHSANFCYKLPDNVTFEEGALIEPLSVGIHACRRAGVTLGSSVLICGAGPIGLVCLLVAKAMGAAQVIITDLSTDRLAMAKDLGADFPVTVQRAGGAQDLAATVQGMLGAQPHISIECTGVESSVQTAIYATRPGGVVVLVGMGSEMTTVPLLNAAIREVDIRGVFRYCNTWPMAIAMLASGKVNVKPLVTHRFPLEQAVHAFETTRQGLGVKVMLKCDKNDQEP
- the si:dkey-1h4.4 gene encoding leucine-rich repeat protein SHOC-2 isoform X1, which encodes MDVDDIINECACQHLEKLNISHRGLVILPPTLSKLVKLKKLFLNDNCLLFPPIEILHLDQLEELVLDGNQLTMLPSDIGSLRNLTILGLNHNPISVLPDAIGDLANLKVLWAASCGLFQLPASLGQLSRLQKLGLNNNRISCLPPEMGQLQALLWLNLAGNQLTYLPDETHNLHSLVFINLDRNHFNHVPKSLSDMSNLQIMSMKFNAVTSLEDDIIIGFSKLTKLDLRESLLEDRPPHWKGLDFILLGKLNVTEETDISESR
- the si:dkey-1h4.4 gene encoding leucine-rich repeat protein SHOC-2 isoform X3, whose translation is MDVDDIINECACQHLEKLNISHRGLVILPPTLSKLVKLKKLFLNDNCLLFPPIEILHLDQLEELVLDGNQLTMLPSDIGSLRNLTILGLNHNPISVLPDAIDMSNLQIMSMKFNAVTSLEDDIIIGFSKLTKLDLRESLLEDRPPHWKGLDFILLGKLNVTEETDISESR
- the si:dkey-1h4.4 gene encoding leucine-rich repeat-containing protein 1 isoform X2 encodes the protein MLPSDIGSLRNLTILGLNHNPISVLPDAIGDLANLKVLWAASCGLFQLPASLGQLSRLQKLGLNNNRISCLPPEMGQLQALLWLNLAGNQLTYLPDETHNLHSLVFINLDRNHFNHVPKSLSDMSNLQIMSMKFNAVTSLEDDIIIGFSKLTKLDLRESLLEDRPPHWKGLDFILLGKLNVTEETDISESR
- the terb2 gene encoding telomere repeats-binding bouquet formation protein 2; translation: MFKNRTAWFSNSVRTGIPQFWLCEGGTLACQKTADYLFSADATCPDTQRIFGSEAYIKDKVTVFHSLYLSACKKCHSVKSVCIGHYVLPPAPVQDEVRAVFGRFLWEQENHKTAESPQDQLALPIQKEEDNLSESGIKFTCSDVTTGTNLQRDPHLCCAVQHYPVNNMITGYVSIDELKGYPGELHDFIPGHFGSSVTRVHSTRPGGPSEHLSKEPRGCRAQRLQSPVAAEPRGCRAQRLQSPVAAEPRGCRAQRL